The genome window CTGGGTAAAAACCCAGTTCGCCGGTCGTATCACCAGCATTGCCGCACAGTTTTGGGACATGCCGGTCGACGTGCAGTTCGTGCTCGACCCGCGCCTGGCTTCGGCCAAGAAACCGACCACGTCCGCCAGTGTTGCCCCAATACAATCCGACGATGTGCCGGCCAGCGTGCTGGAACCGATTCCGTCGAATGCGACCGACCACACCCCGCGGCGTGATCAAAGTCGTATTAATACAGCACTGACATTTGACAGTTTCGTCACCGGTAAAGCCAACCAGTTGGCCCGCGCGGCGGCGATCCAGGTCGCCAATAATCCCGGCAGTTCCTACAATCCACTGTTCTTGTATGGCGGCGTCGGCCTCGGTAAAACCCACTTGATCCACGCCATCGGCAATCAGGTACTGGCTGACAATCCGGACGTCAAGATACGCTACATCCACGCAGAACAGTACGTTCGCGACGTAGTGACCGCTTACCAACGTAAGGGTTTTGACGACTTCAAGCGCTACTATCACTCGCTCGATCTGTTGCTGATTGACGACATCCAGTTCTTTGGCGGCAAGAGCCGCACGCAGGAAGAATTCTTCTACGCCTTCGAAGCACTGATCGCCGCGAAGAAGCAAATCATCATCACCAGCGATACCTACCCGAAAGAAATCACCGGCATGGATGATCGCCTGATTTCACGTTTCGATTCGGGTTTGACGGTTGCCGTCGAACCGCCGGAACTGGAAATGCGGGTTGCCATTTTGCTCAAAAAAGCGGT of Janthinobacterium sp. Marseille contains these proteins:
- the dnaA gene encoding chromosomal replication initiator protein DnaA, whose protein sequence is MENFWQTCSAQLEQELTPQQYSAWIKPLAPLDYEDGTLRIAAPNRFKLDWVKTQFAGRITSIAAQFWDMPVDVQFVLDPRLASAKKPTTSASVAPIQSDDVPASVLEPIPSNATDHTPRRDQSRINTALTFDSFVTGKANQLARAAAIQVANNPGSSYNPLFLYGGVGLGKTHLIHAIGNQVLADNPDVKIRYIHAEQYVRDVVTAYQRKGFDDFKRYYHSLDLLLIDDIQFFGGKSRTQEEFFYAFEALIAAKKQIIITSDTYPKEITGMDDRLISRFDSGLTVAVEPPELEMRVAILLKKAVQEGVTFSDDVAFFVAKHLRSNVRELEGALRKILAYSRFHGKDITIEVVKDALKDLLSVQNRQISVENIQKTVADFFNIKVADMYSKKRPANIARPRQIAMYLAKELTQKSLPEIGELFGGRDHTTVLHAVRKIAADRGKSPECNHELHVLEQTLKG